One Oncorhynchus tshawytscha isolate Ot180627B unplaced genomic scaffold, Otsh_v2.0 Un_scaffold_5493_pilon_pilon, whole genome shotgun sequence genomic region harbors:
- the LOC121845689 gene encoding GTPase IMAP family member 7-like, with product MERGRGRILFLLTLCLQDFTGECQVSGQPSNLKIVLLGKTGSGKSTTGNTILGREVFKAAASPVSVTAQSEKRSGVVDGRKIDVIDTPGLYDTTMSEEEMKSEIVRCIEMSVPGPHAFLLVIRLGRFTKEERNTVKWIQENFGEEASMYTIILFTGGDHVEGKSVEEFLAESKELRKLINICGGRYHSLINYKREDNTQVPELLKKIEEMVKKNGGQHYTNEMYQEAQMKIEEEEERKKQEKKERERERRQEEEERRRREEKLNECKWSAFASMAALGLGAMFSSPWSLTAGAALAAVKGYQCMDTYFTSEDQEK from the coding sequence TTTCAGGGCAGCCCTCTAACCTGAAGATAGTTCTGCTGGGGAAGACTGGATCAGGGAAGAGTACAACAGGAAACACCATCCTGGGGAGAGAGGTGTTTAAAGCGGCGGCTTCTCCAGTGTCTGTGACTGCACAGAGTGAGAAAcggagtggagtggtggatgggAGGAAGATTGATGTCATCGACACCCCGGGGCTCTATGACACAACAATGTCTGAAGAAGAGATGAAAAGTGAAATAGTCAGGTGTATAGAAATGTCAGTCCCAGGACCTCACGCCTTCCTGCTGGTGATCAGACTGGGGAGGTTTacaaaggaggagaggaacactgtGAAGTGGATCCAGGAGAACTTTGGAGAAGAAGCCTCAATGTACACCATCATTCTGTTCACTGGTGGAGATCACGTGGAGGGTAAATCAGTGGAAGAGTTTCTGGCTGAGAGCAAAGAGTTACGGAAACTCATCAATATCTGTGGGGGCAGATATCACTCCCTAATCAATTACAAGAGAGAAGACAACACTCAGGTCCCAGAGCTGCTGAAGAAGATCGAGGAGATGGTGAAGAAGAATGGAGGACAACACTACACCAATGAGATGTACCAGGAGGCCCAGATGAAGatcgaagaggaggaggagaggaagaaacaggagaagaaggagagagagagagagaggagacaggaggaggaagaaagaagaagaagagaagagaaattgAATGAGTGCAAGTGGTCAGCGTTTGCCAGTATGGCTGCATTGGGGTTGGGAGCCATGTTCAGCTCTCCATGGTCGTTAACAGCAGGGGCTGCATTAGCCGCTGTTAAAGGCTATCAGTGCATGGACACCTATTTCACCTCAGAAGACCAGGAGAAATAA